A portion of the Ralstonia nicotianae genome contains these proteins:
- a CDS encoding amino acid ABC transporter permease codes for MLAWLNQGGVLTLFLEGALAGAAVAVGASACAFALGLVLGVALLWARLSRYRLLRGMVMAWVSAIRGTPALIHMLLAYYVVPPLLGLSISPLAAGIGALACNTSAYLVEILRGALSSVPDAQRAAAQALGMREPQVWRHVLLPQVFYRAIPPLTSEFTILLKASSLMSIIAVPELATVARNASLQSDLPLQVFAMTAAVYFVILFCISAAARVCERRVSWMLPHAV; via the coding sequence ATGCTGGCATGGCTGAACCAGGGCGGAGTGCTGACGCTGTTTCTCGAGGGCGCGCTGGCGGGAGCCGCCGTCGCCGTCGGCGCGTCGGCTTGCGCGTTTGCCCTGGGCCTGGTGCTGGGCGTCGCGCTGCTGTGGGCGCGCCTGTCCCGCTACCGGCTCCTGCGCGGCATGGTCATGGCGTGGGTCAGCGCGATCCGCGGCACGCCGGCGCTGATCCATATGCTGCTGGCCTACTACGTCGTGCCGCCGCTGCTGGGCCTGTCCATCTCGCCGCTGGCGGCGGGCATCGGCGCGCTCGCTTGCAATACGAGCGCCTATCTCGTGGAAATCCTGCGCGGCGCGCTGAGCAGCGTTCCGGATGCGCAGCGCGCGGCGGCCCAGGCACTGGGCATGCGCGAGCCGCAAGTCTGGCGCCACGTGCTGCTGCCGCAGGTGTTCTACCGCGCGATCCCGCCGCTGACGAGCGAATTCACCATCCTGCTGAAAGCCTCGTCGCTGATGTCGATCATCGCGGTGCCGGAACTGGCGACGGTGGCGCGTAATGCTTCGCTGCAGAGCGACCTGCCGCTGCAGGTCTTTGCCATGACCGCCGCGGTGTACTTCGTGATCCTGTTCTGCATTTCGGCCGCCGCCAGGGTCTGCGAGCGCCGTGTTTCGTGGATGCTGCCCCATGCCGTTTGA
- a CDS encoding branched-chain amino acid ABC transporter substrate-binding protein codes for MRFRCKQSMLPVVFIVAAAVPAVGWAQAEQTVRIGNAGPLTGGAAHWGKDNENGARLAVEDLNRKGLVIGGRKVRFELLSEDDQADPRQAMVVANKLVDSGVKAMLGHFNSGAAIPASAIYARAGIPDISVATNPQLTQQGFRNTFRIIASDDDVGAALSRFAVTTLNAKKVAIIDDRTAYGQGAAEVFANGVKGLGASVVSQQFTSDKATDFMAILTSIKRTRPDVIFYGGMDAQGGLIARQMKQLGIGAKLLGTDGLCTGAVAKISAGAVNGTLYCTRGGKALDTMPNGSDFARRYKARFGTEVLNYAPYLYDSLMAIAAAMQAADSVEPPRYLPALAKISLDGTTGPVAFDEKGNLKTPGFTVFTYQDGKAVRVAGS; via the coding sequence ATGCGGTTTCGTTGCAAGCAATCCATGCTGCCGGTTGTCTTCATCGTCGCGGCAGCCGTGCCTGCCGTGGGGTGGGCCCAGGCCGAGCAGACGGTCCGCATCGGCAACGCCGGGCCCCTGACCGGGGGCGCCGCGCATTGGGGCAAGGACAACGAGAACGGCGCCCGGCTCGCCGTCGAAGACCTGAACCGGAAAGGGCTCGTGATCGGTGGTAGGAAGGTCCGCTTCGAACTGCTGTCCGAGGACGACCAGGCCGACCCGCGCCAGGCGATGGTCGTCGCCAACAAGCTGGTGGATTCCGGGGTGAAGGCGATGCTGGGGCACTTCAATTCGGGCGCGGCGATTCCGGCGTCCGCCATCTATGCGCGGGCGGGCATCCCCGACATTTCGGTGGCGACCAACCCGCAGCTGACGCAGCAGGGGTTCCGGAACACGTTCCGCATCATCGCGAGCGACGACGATGTCGGTGCCGCGCTGTCCCGGTTCGCGGTGACGACGCTCAACGCGAAGAAGGTCGCGATCATCGACGACCGCACGGCCTACGGCCAGGGCGCCGCGGAGGTGTTCGCAAACGGGGTCAAGGGCCTGGGGGCGAGCGTCGTCAGCCAGCAGTTCACGAGCGACAAGGCCACCGACTTCATGGCCATCCTCACCAGCATCAAGCGCACGCGGCCCGATGTCATCTTCTACGGCGGCATGGACGCCCAAGGCGGGCTGATCGCGCGCCAGATGAAGCAGCTCGGGATCGGGGCCAAGCTGCTCGGCACGGACGGCCTCTGCACGGGCGCGGTCGCGAAGATCAGCGCCGGCGCCGTCAACGGCACCCTCTACTGCACCCGCGGCGGCAAGGCGCTGGACACGATGCCGAACGGAAGCGATTTCGCGCGGCGCTACAAGGCGCGCTTCGGCACCGAGGTGCTGAACTACGCCCCGTATCTCTACGATTCGCTGATGGCCATCGCGGCCGCGATGCAGGCCGCCGATTCGGTCGAGCCGCCCCGGTATCTGCCCGCGCTGGCGAAGATCAGCCTCGACGGGACGACCGGCCCCGTTGCCTTCGACGAGAAGGGCAACCTGAAGACCCCGGGCTTCACGGTCTTCACGTATCAGGATGGCAAGGCGGTTCGCGTGGCGGGGTCCTGA
- a CDS encoding NAD(P)/FAD-dependent oxidoreductase, with translation MHTGTKTPRPAAEVVIVGGGVIGSAIACFLTQDDRDVAVTVIERDPSYACASSALSASSIRQQFSSAINIRMSQYGIAFLRDIGERLAVDGERPEIGLVEPGYLYLATENGVAVLRENHAVQQAHGVHVELMLPQRLKAKFPWVSTDGVALASHGLADEGWFDGYSVLQAFRKKAISQGVRYVRDEATGFALDGARIAAVKLASGAPLHADVFVNAGGPWAASVARWAGIELPVRARRRSVFSFSCPQRLPGCPLVIDPSGIWFRPEGEQFICGYAPPAAEDADDLPLEVAYHAFDAFIWPTLAERVPAFEAMRMTGAWAGYYEMNTFDHNAILGLHPACGNLYFAAGFSGHGLQQCPAVGRGIAELIRFGEYRSLDLSEAGFSRILENRPLLERNVI, from the coding sequence ATGCATACCGGAACGAAGACGCCGCGGCCGGCGGCGGAGGTCGTGATCGTGGGCGGCGGGGTGATCGGCAGCGCGATTGCCTGCTTCCTGACGCAGGACGACCGCGACGTGGCGGTTACCGTCATCGAGCGCGACCCGTCTTACGCGTGTGCCTCGTCGGCGCTGTCCGCGAGTTCGATCCGCCAGCAGTTCTCGTCGGCGATCAACATCAGGATGTCGCAGTACGGCATCGCGTTCCTGCGCGACATCGGCGAGCGCCTCGCGGTGGACGGCGAGCGGCCGGAGATCGGCCTGGTCGAGCCGGGCTACCTGTACCTGGCAACGGAGAACGGCGTCGCCGTCCTGCGCGAGAACCATGCGGTCCAGCAGGCGCACGGTGTCCACGTCGAGCTGATGCTTCCGCAGCGGCTGAAGGCGAAGTTTCCGTGGGTCTCGACCGACGGCGTCGCGCTCGCATCGCACGGCCTGGCTGACGAGGGCTGGTTCGACGGCTACAGCGTGCTGCAGGCCTTCCGGAAAAAGGCCATCTCGCAAGGCGTGCGTTACGTCAGGGATGAAGCCACCGGCTTTGCGCTGGACGGTGCCCGAATTGCGGCGGTGAAGCTTGCATCGGGCGCGCCGCTCCACGCGGATGTGTTCGTGAACGCGGGCGGCCCCTGGGCGGCTTCGGTCGCGCGGTGGGCGGGCATCGAGCTGCCCGTGCGCGCGCGCCGGCGCAGCGTGTTCAGCTTCAGCTGCCCCCAGCGCCTGCCCGGCTGTCCGCTGGTCATCGACCCCTCCGGCATCTGGTTCCGTCCGGAAGGCGAGCAGTTCATCTGCGGCTACGCGCCTCCGGCCGCGGAAGACGCGGATGATCTGCCCCTGGAGGTCGCCTACCACGCGTTCGACGCCTTCATCTGGCCGACGCTGGCCGAACGGGTGCCCGCGTTCGAGGCCATGCGCATGACCGGCGCGTGGGCGGGCTACTACGAGATGAACACCTTCGACCACAACGCCATCCTGGGCCTGCACCCCGCCTGCGGCAATCTGTACTTCGCCGCCGGGTTCTCCGGCCATGGCCTGCAGCAATGTCCCGCGGTCGGCCGGGGGATCGCCGAGCTGATCCGGTTCGGCGAGTACCGCTCCCTGGACCTGAGCGAGGCCGGCTTCTCCCGCATTCTCGAGAACCGGCCGCTGCTCGAACGCAACGTGATCTGA
- a CDS encoding helix-turn-helix transcriptional regulator: MLTRALDQCLTAAEPVHDIAAFKAWTREFVRPVVGHRHLACGYGRTTSSGVAMDYVVTVDYPNEHLLAIRNTAGGIDTPIMRRWLATRRPVYFDAAAPWEGTDPAWLEKFVKHGLRNCAADAMFDEVNCVGTYFSFHALPSVEQGCLDAMLRDLTPVLHGALLRAVANVESDLQKASEALATLSEREREVALLIGQGKSNAEIALLVCKSENTVKHYLSSIMDKTGCENRVRVAMLVSRLQAAPLGIGTKVL, translated from the coding sequence ATGCTGACTCGTGCGCTTGACCAGTGCCTGACCGCCGCCGAGCCGGTCCACGATATCGCAGCGTTCAAGGCGTGGACGCGCGAATTCGTCCGCCCCGTCGTGGGCCATCGGCACCTGGCGTGCGGCTACGGCCGCACCACCTCGTCAGGGGTGGCGATGGACTACGTGGTGACGGTCGACTATCCGAACGAGCACCTGCTCGCGATCCGCAACACGGCCGGCGGCATCGACACGCCGATCATGCGCCGCTGGCTGGCCACGCGCCGGCCGGTGTACTTCGATGCGGCGGCGCCGTGGGAAGGCACCGATCCGGCATGGCTCGAAAAATTCGTGAAACACGGATTGCGCAACTGTGCAGCCGACGCGATGTTCGACGAGGTCAATTGCGTCGGCACTTATTTCAGCTTTCATGCACTGCCCTCGGTCGAGCAGGGATGCCTGGATGCGATGCTGCGCGACCTGACGCCGGTCTTGCACGGCGCACTGCTGCGCGCGGTCGCCAACGTCGAGAGCGATCTGCAGAAAGCGTCGGAGGCGCTTGCCACCCTGAGCGAGCGGGAGCGCGAAGTCGCCCTGTTGATCGGCCAGGGCAAGAGCAATGCGGAGATCGCCCTGCTCGTCTGCAAATCGGAAAATACGGTGAAGCATTATCTCAGCAGCATCATGGACAAGACCGGATGCGAAAACCGGGTCCGTGTCGCCATGCTGGTATCGCGATTGCAAGCGGCGCCGTTGGGAATCGGCACTAAAGTGCTCTAG
- a CDS encoding amino acid ABC transporter permease, producing the protein MPFDFTVAAQAVPVLLRGLKVTAVVSAIGIPLGVLAGTLAAYASRLRSLAPACLARSYVATVRNVPYLILVYLSFFGLPKLGVAASAMAVAIGCTALYTGGYFCEILRAALHSVPRGQSGAALSLGMSRWQVQRYIVGPQLLGFLIPPTTSLVIMMFKDSAIFSVMSLPEMTYQSNLLTANTFAYTEILAATAAIYWLTSVLLAAAGRSLERLARRRWLSPQT; encoded by the coding sequence ATGCCGTTTGATTTCACCGTCGCCGCGCAGGCTGTCCCCGTGCTGCTCCGCGGCCTGAAGGTCACGGCCGTCGTCAGCGCCATCGGGATTCCGCTGGGCGTGCTCGCCGGCACACTCGCGGCCTATGCCTCGCGGCTGCGCTCGCTGGCGCCCGCCTGCCTTGCGCGCAGCTATGTGGCGACGGTCAGGAACGTACCGTACCTGATCCTGGTCTATCTGTCGTTCTTCGGGCTGCCCAAGCTGGGCGTGGCGGCTTCGGCGATGGCGGTCGCGATCGGCTGCACGGCGCTGTACACGGGCGGCTACTTCTGCGAAATCCTGCGCGCCGCGCTGCACAGCGTGCCGCGCGGCCAGTCCGGCGCCGCGCTGTCGCTGGGCATGTCGCGCTGGCAGGTGCAGCGGTACATCGTCGGCCCGCAATTGCTCGGTTTCCTGATCCCGCCCACGACCAGCCTGGTGATCATGATGTTCAAGGATTCAGCGATCTTCTCCGTGATGAGCCTGCCGGAAATGACCTACCAGAGCAATCTGCTGACGGCCAACACCTTTGCGTACACGGAAATCCTGGCGGCCACCGCCGCGATCTACTGGCTGACCAGCGTGCTGCTGGCCGCGGCGGGCCGCTCGCTGGAGCGCCTTGCGCGCCGCCGCTGGCTGTCGCCCCAAACCTGA
- a CDS encoding temperature dependent virulence factor catalase KatE, translating into MSFPSRSLRVSLLALAALTAFHAGAVTLTRDNGAPVGDNQNSQTAGPNGPVLLQDVQLIQKLQRFDRERIPERVVHARGTGAHGVFVASKDISDLTRAKVFTPGEETPVFVRFSSVIHSGHSPETLRDPRGFATKFYTREGNWDLVGNNLPVFFIRDAMKFPDMVHSLKPSPDSNVQDPNRFFDFFSHQPESTHMLTRVYTDYGTPTSYREMDGNSVHAYKFVNAKGEVHYVKFHWKSLQGQKGLSAKEVEAIQGKDFNHMTRDLIANIDKGNYPKWDLYIQILKPEQLAKFDFDPLDATKVWPDVPEVKVGTMTLNKNPENVFQETEQAALAPSNLVPGIEPSEDRLLQGRIFSYADTQLYRVGTNGLQLPVNRPRTSAANYNQDGDLNAGARKGSVNYQPSAHADLSDAATVKYSQLPVSGTTQQQRIARTQNFKQAGDYYRSLTAKEQANLVSNLAGDLGQVKDDGVKYTMLSYFQKADAGYGRALAQAVKADPARVESLAAKLQD; encoded by the coding sequence ATGTCTTTCCCCTCCCGTTCCCTGCGTGTGTCCCTACTGGCGCTGGCCGCACTGACCGCCTTCCACGCGGGCGCGGTCACGCTGACCCGCGACAACGGCGCGCCGGTCGGCGACAACCAGAATTCGCAGACGGCCGGCCCCAACGGCCCGGTCCTGCTGCAAGACGTGCAGCTCATCCAGAAGCTGCAGCGCTTTGATCGCGAGCGCATTCCCGAGCGCGTCGTCCACGCGCGCGGCACCGGCGCGCACGGCGTGTTCGTCGCCTCCAAGGACATCTCCGACCTGACCCGCGCCAAGGTCTTCACGCCCGGCGAAGAGACGCCGGTGTTCGTGCGCTTCTCCAGCGTGATCCACAGCGGCCATTCGCCGGAGACGCTGCGCGATCCGCGCGGCTTCGCCACCAAGTTCTACACCCGCGAAGGCAACTGGGACCTGGTCGGCAACAACCTGCCGGTGTTCTTCATCCGCGACGCGATGAAGTTCCCGGACATGGTCCACTCGCTCAAGCCGTCGCCCGACAGCAACGTGCAGGACCCGAACCGCTTCTTCGACTTCTTCTCGCACCAGCCCGAGTCCACGCACATGCTGACGCGGGTGTACACCGACTATGGCACGCCCACCAGCTACCGCGAGATGGACGGCAACAGCGTGCACGCCTACAAGTTCGTCAATGCGAAGGGCGAGGTGCACTACGTCAAGTTCCACTGGAAGAGCCTGCAGGGCCAGAAGGGCCTGAGCGCCAAGGAAGTCGAGGCCATCCAGGGCAAGGACTTCAACCACATGACGCGTGACCTGATCGCTAACATCGACAAGGGCAACTATCCGAAGTGGGACCTGTACATCCAGATCCTGAAGCCGGAGCAGCTCGCCAAGTTCGACTTCGATCCGCTGGACGCCACCAAGGTCTGGCCGGACGTGCCGGAAGTGAAGGTCGGCACGATGACGCTGAACAAGAACCCGGAGAACGTCTTCCAGGAAACCGAACAGGCCGCGCTGGCGCCGTCCAACCTGGTGCCGGGCATCGAGCCCTCGGAAGACCGTCTGCTGCAGGGCCGCATCTTCTCGTATGCCGACACGCAGCTTTATCGCGTGGGTACCAACGGTCTGCAACTGCCGGTGAACCGCCCGCGCACGTCTGCCGCCAACTACAACCAGGACGGCGACCTGAATGCCGGCGCGCGCAAGGGCAGCGTCAACTACCAGCCCAGCGCCCACGCCGATCTGAGCGATGCGGCAACGGTCAAGTACAGCCAGCTGCCGGTCTCGGGCACCACCCAGCAGCAGCGCATCGCCCGCACGCAGAACTTCAAGCAGGCCGGCGACTATTACCGTTCGCTGACGGCCAAGGAGCAGGCCAACCTGGTCAGCAACCTGGCCGGCGACCTGGGGCAGGTGAAGGATGACGGCGTGAAGTACACCATGCTGTCGTACTTCCAGAAGGCGGATGCCGGCTACGGCCGCGCGCTGGCCCAGGCCGTCAAGGCCGATCCGGCCCGCGTGGAATCGCTGGCCGCGAAGCTGCAGGACTGA
- a CDS encoding cystathionine gamma-synthase family protein yields the protein MARFRASFPPAIMTGLTTALLHADREAGIEHYAVHKPLHTSTTYGYADTRDLIDVFQGKPGYTYARQGNPTTAALEAKITMMEDGLATACFATGMAAIAAVFSTLLRAGDHVVSSAFLFGNTNSVFETLRNLGVEVTFVDATSAQAVADAVQPNTRLVFVETIANPRTQVADLGGIGALCKARGLLYVIDSTMTSPWLFRGRDAQAGLVVHSLSKYIGGHGNALGGAVVDTGLFDWTAYPNIFPAYRKVKPEMQGIQQIRKKGLRDLGATLIADAAHRIAIGAETMALRVDRTCSNALALARTLAAHPKVARVYYPGLADHPQHARATELFRHYGGLLSFELVDGADYVDMLNHLRYAVRATHLGDTRTLVIPVAPTIYWEMGAERRASMGIADSLVRVSVGIEDEVDLLADFTQALDATGIR from the coding sequence ATGGCCCGCTTTCGTGCTTCCTTCCCGCCTGCCATCATGACCGGATTGACCACCGCCCTCCTGCACGCCGACCGCGAGGCCGGCATCGAGCATTACGCCGTCCACAAGCCGCTGCACACCTCCACCACCTACGGCTACGCCGACACGCGCGACCTGATCGACGTGTTCCAGGGCAAGCCCGGCTACACCTATGCCCGCCAGGGCAACCCCACCACAGCCGCGCTGGAGGCCAAGATCACCATGATGGAAGACGGCCTGGCCACGGCCTGCTTCGCGACCGGCATGGCGGCGATCGCGGCGGTGTTCTCGACGCTGCTGCGCGCGGGGGACCACGTGGTCTCCAGCGCCTTCCTGTTCGGCAACACCAACAGCGTGTTCGAGACGCTGCGCAACCTGGGCGTGGAGGTGACCTTCGTCGACGCGACCTCCGCGCAGGCGGTGGCCGACGCCGTCCAGCCGAACACGCGCCTGGTCTTCGTCGAAACCATCGCCAACCCGCGCACGCAGGTGGCCGATCTCGGGGGCATCGGCGCCCTCTGCAAGGCGCGCGGCCTGCTGTACGTGATCGACAGCACGATGACCTCGCCGTGGCTGTTCCGCGGCCGCGACGCGCAGGCTGGTCTGGTGGTGCATTCGCTGTCCAAGTACATCGGCGGGCACGGCAACGCGCTGGGCGGCGCGGTGGTCGATACCGGCCTGTTCGACTGGACGGCGTACCCGAACATCTTCCCGGCCTACCGCAAGGTCAAGCCCGAAATGCAGGGCATCCAGCAGATTCGCAAGAAGGGCCTGCGCGACCTGGGCGCCACGCTGATCGCCGATGCCGCGCACCGCATCGCCATCGGCGCCGAGACCATGGCACTGCGCGTGGACCGCACCTGCAGCAACGCGCTGGCGCTGGCCCGCACGCTGGCCGCGCATCCCAAGGTCGCTCGCGTCTACTACCCCGGCCTGGCCGACCATCCGCAGCACGCCCGCGCGACGGAACTGTTCCGCCACTACGGCGGCCTGCTGAGCTTCGAGCTGGTGGACGGCGCCGACTATGTCGACATGCTCAACCACCTGCGCTACGCCGTGCGCGCCACGCACCTGGGCGATACGCGCACGCTGGTCATTCCCGTCGCCCCGACCATCTACTGGGAAATGGGTGCCGAGCGCCGCGCGTCGATGGGCATCGCCGATTCGCTGGTGCGCGTGTCGGTCGGCATCGAGGATGAGGTGGACCTGCTGGCGGATTTCACGCAGGCGCTGGACGCGACCGGCATCCGTTGA
- the amaB gene encoding L-piperidine-6-carboxylate dehydrogenase, which yields MRVSELLSSLSIDGAASVEGGHQVRSPIDGTLIGSVKLVSAKESEAAIERAHAAFLHWRGVPAPVRGELVRLLGVELRRHKEALGRLVTLEAGKLLSEGLGEVQEMIDICDFAVGLSRQLYGLTIASERPGHRMMETWHPVGVVGVISAFNFPAAVWAWNSALAFVCGDSVAWKPSEKTPLTALACDALFRKAVAAFSKAHPGTAPDGLHALLVGGREAGEALVQSKRVPVVSATGSTRMGRLVSARVGERLGRAILELGGNNAMIVAPSADLELATRAITFAAVGTAGQRCTTLRRLIVHESVAANLVERLKRIYGSVTVGNPLQEGTLVGPLIDAGAYAAMAHALERAGAQGGRVHGGERTHLEAGPEAYYVKPALVEMPAQTEVMQQETFAPILYVLTYRTLDEAIALQNGVPQGLSSAIFTRDLNEAEWFLSAAGSDCGIANVNIGTSGAEIGGAFGGEKETGGGRESGSDAWKAYMRRATNTINYSNRLPLAQGVRFDV from the coding sequence ATGCGCGTTTCCGAACTTCTGTCGTCTCTGTCCATCGATGGCGCTGCCAGCGTCGAGGGCGGCCACCAGGTGCGCTCCCCCATCGACGGCACCCTGATCGGCAGCGTGAAGCTGGTCTCGGCCAAGGAGAGCGAAGCGGCCATCGAGCGCGCCCACGCGGCGTTCCTGCACTGGCGCGGAGTGCCCGCGCCCGTGCGCGGCGAGCTGGTGCGCCTGCTGGGCGTCGAGCTCCGCCGGCACAAGGAGGCCCTGGGGCGCCTGGTGACGCTGGAGGCCGGGAAGCTTCTGTCCGAAGGGCTGGGCGAGGTCCAGGAGATGATCGACATCTGCGACTTCGCGGTGGGCCTGTCGCGCCAGCTGTACGGCCTGACGATCGCCTCCGAGCGCCCGGGCCACCGGATGATGGAGACCTGGCATCCCGTCGGCGTGGTCGGCGTGATCTCGGCCTTCAATTTCCCGGCCGCTGTGTGGGCGTGGAACAGCGCGCTGGCCTTCGTCTGCGGCGACAGCGTGGCCTGGAAGCCGTCCGAGAAGACGCCGCTGACCGCGCTGGCCTGCGATGCCCTGTTCCGCAAAGCGGTCGCTGCGTTCAGCAAGGCCCATCCGGGCACCGCGCCCGACGGGCTGCATGCCCTGCTCGTCGGCGGCCGCGAGGCGGGCGAGGCGCTGGTGCAGTCCAAGCGGGTGCCGGTGGTCAGTGCGACCGGCAGCACGCGGATGGGCCGCCTGGTCTCGGCGCGGGTGGGCGAGCGCCTCGGCCGGGCGATCCTGGAGCTGGGCGGCAACAACGCGATGATCGTCGCGCCGAGCGCGGACCTGGAGCTGGCCACGCGCGCGATCACCTTCGCGGCCGTGGGCACGGCCGGACAGCGATGCACGACGCTGCGCCGCCTGATCGTCCACGAGAGCGTGGCGGCGAATCTCGTCGAGCGCCTCAAGCGCATCTACGGCTCGGTGACGGTGGGCAACCCGCTCCAGGAGGGCACGCTGGTTGGTCCGCTGATCGATGCCGGCGCGTACGCGGCGATGGCGCATGCGCTCGAGCGGGCCGGCGCGCAGGGCGGCAGGGTCCACGGCGGCGAGCGCACGCACCTGGAGGCCGGCCCGGAGGCCTACTACGTGAAGCCCGCGCTCGTCGAAATGCCCGCCCAGACCGAGGTGATGCAGCAAGAGACCTTCGCGCCCATCCTGTACGTGCTGACGTACCGGACGCTGGACGAGGCCATCGCGCTGCAGAACGGCGTGCCCCAGGGCCTGTCGTCGGCGATCTTCACGCGCGACCTGAACGAGGCGGAGTGGTTCCTGTCCGCGGCCGGCAGCGATTGCGGCATCGCCAACGTCAACATCGGCACCTCGGGCGCGGAGATCGGCGGCGCCTTCGGCGGCGAAAAGGAAACCGGCGGCGGCCGCGAATCCGGATCGGACGCCTGGAAGGCCTACATGCGCCGCGCGACCAACACCATCAACTACAGCAACCGGCTGCCGCTGGCGCAGGGCGTGCGTTTCGATGTCTGA
- a CDS encoding agmatinase, producing the protein MSTYTTAPRTGHQTLLYAELDTDLDNLQADIAVLGMPFGTPYSAADFSNDQTNAPAAIRQATDRVARAPGHYDFDIDGPLLQGRDDIRFVDCGDIVPDLAQPPGEHYARAEAAVRRLANAGALPIVLGGDHGITTPILRGLDQKGPITLVHIDAHLDWRDSVNGVKEGLSSPMRRASEMPHVARIVQIGLRAQGSGRPEDLAAARAYGADLITAYELHDIGMDAVLARIPDGGNYYITIDADGLDPSTMPAVAGPAPGGLTFAQTRKLIHGLVRKGRVVGMDIVEIQPKKDINQISCITAGRLILNLIGTTIRAGYFD; encoded by the coding sequence ATGAGCACCTATACCACTGCGCCCCGCACCGGTCACCAGACGCTGCTGTATGCGGAGCTGGACACCGACCTGGACAACCTGCAGGCCGACATCGCCGTCCTGGGCATGCCGTTCGGCACGCCGTATTCCGCGGCCGATTTCAGCAACGACCAGACCAATGCGCCCGCCGCGATCCGGCAGGCCACCGACCGGGTCGCGCGCGCGCCCGGGCACTATGATTTCGATATCGACGGCCCGCTGCTGCAGGGCCGCGACGACATCCGCTTCGTCGACTGCGGCGACATCGTCCCCGACCTGGCGCAGCCGCCGGGCGAACACTACGCCCGCGCCGAAGCCGCGGTCCGGCGCCTTGCGAATGCCGGCGCGCTGCCCATCGTCCTGGGCGGCGACCATGGCATCACCACGCCGATCCTGCGCGGCCTCGACCAGAAGGGGCCGATCACGCTGGTGCACATCGATGCGCACCTGGACTGGCGGGATTCGGTCAACGGCGTGAAGGAGGGCCTGTCGAGCCCCATGCGCCGCGCCTCGGAGATGCCACACGTCGCGCGCATCGTGCAGATCGGCCTGCGCGCGCAGGGCAGCGGCCGCCCCGAAGACCTGGCTGCCGCGCGTGCCTACGGCGCCGACCTGATCACCGCCTACGAGCTGCACGACATCGGCATGGACGCGGTGCTGGCGCGCATTCCGGACGGCGGCAACTACTACATCACCATCGACGCGGACGGGCTGGACCCTTCGACCATGCCGGCGGTCGCGGGCCCCGCGCCCGGCGGCCTGACGTTTGCGCAGACGCGCAAGCTGATTCACGGCCTGGTGCGCAAGGGCCGCGTGGTCGGCATGGACATCGTCGAAATCCAGCCGAAGAAGGACATCAACCAGATCTCGTGCATCACGGCCGGTCGCCTGATCCTGAACCTGATCGGCACGACCATCCGCGCGGGCTATTTCGACTGA
- a CDS encoding type III effector protein has product MPPSIRGLGTSALLQHSPGDAAAGETSPSSNTVRARTASAAFDRLQRRPSLERTASQTPDTADIAHAAAAAIPYVRSLLPLKSDNKDYGEDDARIPPSKLARYHEDARDNRTILLNKIQCEIYALEATWRQSRQAPDFGALARIITSKGASAAGNCYEQAVLAYDFLRMRLTDANLPIDIVSLERPGDHNFVAIGQSTDGNGQYPKQFSDWHPDAFIVDPWTRIACRAADYPRQWSEKMEKWAARGLRVDDASPLDSSLLDALRDNNKISRRKAFPV; this is encoded by the coding sequence ATGCCCCCATCGATCCGCGGCCTGGGCACCAGCGCCCTCCTGCAGCATTCCCCTGGAGACGCTGCTGCCGGCGAAACGTCACCGTCTTCAAACACGGTTCGCGCAAGAACGGCGTCTGCAGCATTTGACCGGCTGCAGCGGCGTCCCTCCCTGGAACGCACCGCATCGCAAACGCCGGATACCGCAGACATCGCGCACGCCGCAGCCGCGGCAATTCCTTATGTCCGGTCCTTGTTGCCATTGAAATCCGATAACAAGGACTATGGGGAAGACGACGCGCGCATTCCGCCGTCGAAACTTGCCCGGTACCACGAAGACGCAAGGGACAACCGCACGATCCTTCTCAACAAGATCCAGTGCGAAATCTATGCATTGGAAGCCACGTGGAGACAATCAAGGCAAGCGCCGGATTTTGGCGCGCTGGCACGCATCATTACCTCGAAGGGGGCCAGCGCTGCGGGCAATTGCTATGAGCAGGCAGTCCTGGCTTACGACTTTCTGCGCATGCGCTTGACGGACGCGAACCTCCCGATCGATATCGTCAGCCTGGAACGCCCCGGCGACCACAATTTCGTGGCGATCGGCCAGTCCACCGATGGCAACGGTCAGTATCCGAAGCAGTTCAGCGACTGGCATCCGGACGCGTTCATCGTCGACCCCTGGACCAGGATCGCCTGCCGTGCTGCGGACTATCCGCGGCAATGGAGCGAAAAAATGGAGAAATGGGCAGCCCGGGGGCTTCGGGTGGACGACGCGTCCCCGCTTGACTCGAGCTTGCTCGATGCCTTGCGCGACAACAACAAGATATCAAGGCGGAAAGCATTCCCGGTGTAG